A stretch of Henckelia pumila isolate YLH828 chromosome 4, ASM3356847v2, whole genome shotgun sequence DNA encodes these proteins:
- the LOC140862687 gene encoding uncharacterized protein, giving the protein MIISPWGEETNISIRLYFGASNNEAEYEALLLRLKASRNLGVSQAILYLDTQLAMQQCNGKFEIKNEKMMKYARALDKAKDEFVELTLELFPRTENEKTDHLARLASSMGEPPDPGLKGRELVSQLENLDDIIAEVLEGYWRYGIHKYLTKGSLDNERQFCGLKVRAWCKEMKIEQVFTSVSYPQGNGKVEVTNRTIVQALKTRLDTAGGKWVDELPSMLWSYQTTTKSGTGETPYNMVYGTEAVFPDDIGQESARIIAYSPDNKNLREMDLDLVEESRARAATRLVGYRKRMIQDYNKKVYPRDFQEGDLVMRKIEHHEERGKLDAEYEGHFKVIGKAGVATYYLEDAQGKKGKRSWKAQHLKK; this is encoded by the exons ATGATAATCTCACCTTGGGGTGAGGAAACCAACATATCAATAAGGTTGTATTTCGGAGCATCTAATAATGAAGCAGAATATGAAGCACTCTTGCTCAGACTAAAAGCTTCTCGGAATCTTGGTGTTTCCCAAGCCATTCTATACTTAGACACACAATTAGCTATGCAACAATGCAATggaaaatttgagatcaagaaTGAAAAAATGATGAAATATGCCCGAGCATTGGACAAAGCCAAAGACGAGTTCGTTGAGCTCACTTTGGAATTATTTCCTCGTACTGAGAATGAGAAGACTGATCACTTGGCTCGCCTGGCAAGTTCCATGGGAGAACCACCCGATCCTGGGCTGAAAGGTCGGGAGCTTGTCTCCCAACTTGAAAATTTAGATGACATCATAGCTGAAGTACTTGAAGGGTATTGGAGATATGGCATACATAAATACTTGACTAAGG GCTCATTAGATAATGAAAGGCAATTTTGTGGATTGAAAGTTCGAGCTTGGTGTAAAGAGATGAAAATTGAACAAGTTTTCACGTCGGTTTCCTACCCACAAGGCAACGGAAAAGTAGAAGTTACCAATAGGACAATTGTTCAAGCACTCAAGACTCGGTTAGATACAGCTGGGGGGAAATGGGTAGATGAGCTCCCGTCCATGTTATGGTCCTACCAAACTACAACCAAGTCCGGGACAGGTGAGACACCATACAATATGGTGTATGGAACAGAAGCAGTTTTTCCTGATGATATCGGACAGGAAAGTGCTCGAATAATAGCCTACAGCCCTGACAATAAAAATTTGCGAGAAATGGACTTAGATTTAGTGGAAGAAAGCAGAGCCAGAGCAGCTACGAGATTAGTAGGTTATCGCAAAAGAATGATCCAAGATTATAACAAGAAAGTATACCCCCGAGATTTTCAAGAAGGAGATTTGGTCATGAGAAAAATCGAGCATCATGAGGAAAGAGGAAAATTGGACGCGGAATATGAAGGACATTTCAAGGTGATAGGGAAGGCAGGAGTGGCAACCTACTACTTGGAAGATGCTCAAGGAAAAAAGGGAAAAAGGTCATGGAAGGCCCAACACTTGAAGAAATAA
- the LOC140862403 gene encoding protein DETOXIFICATION 35-like, whose translation MDAPLLEQTSGLIGDYVETRSLRAWWKIFCVESAKLWAIGGPIALQILCQFGTNSVATMFLGHLGDVELSAFTIAVSVIGTFAFGFMLGMGSALETLCGQAFGAGQVHMLGVYMQRSMIILFSFCVILLPLYIFATPILKLVGQQEEIANLAGALTILTIPQLFSLAVVFPTQKFLQAQSKVIVLAWISVTALILQAFLCWLFIYVLGFGASGAAIAIDFTSWTSSGLQFLYVIGWCKEGWRGFSWDAFKDIWGFLKLSLESAVMLCLEIWYMMSIIILAGNLENAVTAVGALSICTNIDGWETMVFVGVNAAISVRVSNELGMGHPRAAKYSVYVTIFQSLLIGIVCMIVVLATRNYFAIIFTSSEGMIRAVAHLSPLLGITMVLNSLQLVISGVAIGSGWQALAAYINLGCYYVFGLPLGYVLGYVAHLGVLGLWGGMIAGAALQTVLLFVVIYKTNWNKEVEQTTERMKKWGGQDIATQEDRSKNFENGEV comes from the exons ATGGACGCTCCGCTTCTGGAGCAGACCTCCGGGCTGATCGGAGACTACGTAGAGACGAGAAGCCTTCGAGCATGGTGGAAAATCTTTTGCGTAGAATCCGCCAAGCTGTGGGCCATCGGCGGCCCGATCGCGCTCCAAATCCTGTGCCAGTTTGGGACAAACTCCGTGGCCACCATGTTCCTCGGACATTTGGGAGATGTCGAGCTCTCCGCCTTCACCATTGCTGTCTCTGTCATCGGAACCTTCGCTTTCGGATTCATG CTTGGAATGGGGAGTGCCCTCGAGACGCTGTGCGGTCAAGCATTTGGTGCTGGACAAGTTCACATGCTCGGTGTTTACATGCAACGCTCGATGATCATTCTATTCTCCTTTTGTGTTATCCTTTTGCCTCTCTACATATTTGCCACCCCGATTCTTAAGCTCGTCGGACAACAAGAAGAAATTGCGAACCTTGCAGGAGCTCTTACAATTCTAACCATCCCTCAGTTGTTTTCTCTTGCTGTTGTTTTTCCGACCCAAAAATTTCTTCAGGCACAAAGCAAAGTTATTGTCCTAGCTTGGATATCAGTGACCGCGCTGATTTTACAAGCTTTTTTATGCTGGCTTTTCATATATGTACTCGGGTTTGGAGCTAGTGGTGCTGCTATAGCTATTGATTTCACAAGTTGGACTTCATCTGGCCTACAGTTTCTTTACGTGATCGGTTGGTGCAAGGAAGGATGGAGGGGTTTCTCATGGGATGCATTCAAAGACATCTGGGGTTTTTTGAAGCTGTCCCTCGAATCGGCTGTTATGCTTTGCCTGGAAATTTGGTATATGATGAGTATCATTATTCTCGCCGGTAATCTTGAGAACGCGGTCACTGCCGTGGGAGCCCTTTCTATCTG CACAAATATTGACGGTTGGGAAACCATGGTTTTCGTAGGAGTTAATGCTGCTATAAG CGTACGGGTTTCGAATGAACTTGGCATGGGACATCCAAGAGCAGCGAAATATTCGGTTTACGTGACGATCTTTCAGTCACTACTGATTGGGATTGTTTGCATGATTGTGGTCCTAGCAACTCGAAATTATTTTGCGATAATCTTTACCAGTAGCGAAGGAATGATACGGGCTGTGGCTCATCTTTCGCCGCTTCTTGGAATTACAATGGTTCTCAACAGCCTCCAGCTAGTGATATCAG GCGTTGCCATAGGAAGTGGATGGCAAGCCCTCGCGGCTTACATTAACTTGGGTTGCTATTACGTGTTCGGTCTGCCTCTAGGATACGTTCTTGGTTATGTTGCTCATCTTGGAGTTCTG GGGCTATGGGGAGGTATGATAGCTGGAGCAGCTTTGCAGACGGTGCTGCTCTTTGTTGTGATTTATAAAACCAATTGGAACAAAGAG GTGGAGCAAACGACAGAGCGAATGAAAAAGTGGGGAGGTCAAGACATTGCAACTCAAGAAGATCgatccaaaaattttgaaaatggaGAGGTTTAA